The Oryza glaberrima chromosome 9, OglaRS2, whole genome shotgun sequence genome includes a window with the following:
- the LOC127784914 gene encoding uncharacterized protein LOC127784914 gives MALVAVHARLAAAASSASPPLRSAASCTRLRALSTVTGTRLSIRHQQRRRWRRPRRAAAIAASLDLNEDNVRLAIDEAKAELGQLFDTSVGITGQVDLAELDGPFVKLRLKGKFWHTRATVLARIGNYLKNRIPEILEVEIEDEKQLDDSPAAF, from the exons atggcgctcgtcgccgtccacgcgcgcctcgccgccgccgcctcctccgcctcgccgccgcttcgctccgccgcctcctgcacCCGCCTCCGTGCCCTCAGTACAGTCACCGGAACCCGCCTCAGCATTCGGCACCAACAgcgccggcgctggcggcggccgaggcgcgccgccgccatcgccgcgtcgCTCGACCTCAACGAGGACAACGTCCGCCTCGCCATCGACGAAGCCAAGGCCGAG CTGGGTCAGCTGTTCGACACATCGGTGGGAATCACAG GGCAAGTTGATCTCGCGGAGCTGGACGGGCCGTTCGTGAAGCTCCGGCTCAAGGGCAAGTTCTGGCACACCCGCGCCACCGTGCTCGCGCGGATCGGCAACTACCTCAAGAACCGCATCCCG GAAATCTTGGAAGTGGAGATAGAAGATGAGAAGCAGCTTGATGATAGCCCTGCAGCCTTCTGA